Proteins from a single region of Prinia subflava isolate CZ2003 ecotype Zambia chromosome 10, Cam_Psub_1.2, whole genome shotgun sequence:
- the FPGT gene encoding fucose-1-phosphate guanylyltransferase isoform X1, whose product MGKRSAARRQDTARRLARFAALRGAAARPGELWDVVVLTAADAAQAGAFREQLAEKLRRGQLPGAVRYLVCADPPGPRIGNGGSTLHALQCLEDQYGDQWTSFTVLLIHSGGYSQRLPNASALGKIFTALPLGDPVLQMLELKLAMYIDFPRHMRPGVLVTCSDDLELYSATETITFDKPGFTALAHPSDVAVGTTHGVFVLDPCSFSGKGGLEYGSCYRFLHKPDVETMQQSGAVCVRERCPQLSCPGSRGAAGVASECVYTDSVFYMDHGTARRLLGFYKQMGTLCCEIDAYGDFLQALGPGATPDYTKNTSNVSREDSGLVGVRQQLYSLLQGTPLNVIVLNNSQFYHIGTTQEYLFHFTAESKLRFELDLQPVAFSIFPDTAKTLDQLSIIQSILDPGCVIAPGSVIEYSRVGPQVSVGKGSIVSGSYINFRVDIPSHCFLSSVSVRMTDRVEYVTMAFGVGDDLKKSVKSLSDLHSLQFYGASLPECLDLWSIEASEQLFSSEDTRLGLWTARIFPVCSTLSESVRMALNMLNSVQHKSAFTLSGFQLLSVEEMLTYKDVEDMLKFRKQIYDEICLQKQKENSDFRMNST is encoded by the exons ATGGGGAAGCGCAGCGCGGCGCGGCGGCAGGACACGGCCCGGCGGCTGGCGCGGTTCGCGGCGCTGCGAg GCGCGGCCGCCCGGCCCGGAGAGCTGTGGGACGTGGTGGTGCTGACGGCGGCGGACGCGGCGCAGGCGGGCGCGTTCCGGGAGCAGCTGGCGGAGAAGCTGCGGCGGGGGCAGCTGCCCGGGGCCGTGCGGTACCTGGTGTGCGCCGACCCGCCGGGGCCCAGGATCG gaaatgGTGGATCAACTCTTCATGCTCTTCAGTGCTTGGAGGACCAGTATGGTGATCAGTGGACTTCCTTCACTGTGCTGCTAATCCATTCTg GTGGTTACAGCCAGCGCTTGCCAAATGCAAGTGCCCTGGGCAAGATCTTCACAGCGCTGCCGCTGGGCGATCCCGTGTTGCAGATGCTGGAGCTGAAGCTGGCCATGTACATCGACTTCCCCCGGCACATGAGGCCAGGAGTGCTCGTCACGTGCTCGGATGACCTGGAGCTGTACAGCGCCACAGAAACCATCACCTTTGATAAGCCGGGGTTCACCGCCCTGGCTCACCCCTCCGACGTGGCGGTCGGGACCACGCACGGGGTGTTCGTGTTAGACCCGTGCAGTTTCTCAGGAAAAGGAGGGCTGGAATATGGATCGTGCTATCGTTTCCTGCACAAGCCTGACGTGGAGACCATGCAGCAGAGTGGGGCAGTGTGTGTGAGGGAGCGCTGCCCTCAGctcagctgccctgggagccgCGGAGCCGCGGGCGTGGCCTCAGAGTGTGTGTACACGGACAGCGTATTCTACATGGACCACGGCACTGCCAGGCGGCTGCTGGGGTTCTATAAGCAGATGGGCACTCTTTGCTGTGAAATAGATGCATATGGTGACTTTCTCCAGGCCCTGGGGCCTGGAGCCACTCCAGATTACACCAAAAACACAAGTAATGTCTCCAGGGAGGACTCGGGGTTGGTGGGAGTGCGGCAGCAGCTGTACTCCCTCCTGCAAGGTACCCCCCTAAATGTCATAGTCCTCAACAACTCCCAGTTCTACCACATCGGGACTACTCAGGagtatttgtttcattttactgcTGAGAGCAAACTGAGATTTGAGCTTGACTTGCAGCCTGTGGCTTTCAGCATcttccctgacacagccaagACCTTGGATCAGCTGAGCATCATCCAGAGCATCCTTGACCCCGGGTGTGTGATCGCGCCTGGCTCTGTCATTGAGTACTCCAGAGTTGGGCCTCAAGTCTCAGTAGGGAAAGGCAGCATTGTTAGTGGGTCCTACATAAATTTCCGTGTAGACATCCCCTCACACTGCTTCCTGAGTTCAGTGAGTGTGAGGATGACTGACCGAGTGGAGTATGTCACCATGGCGTTCGGTGTAGGCGATGACCTGAAGAAGAGCGTGAAATCGCTGTCGGATTTACACTCCCTCCAGTTTTATGGAGCCAGCTTACCAGAGTGCCTTGACCTCTGGAGCATAGAGGCTTCAGAGCAGCTCTTCTCCAGTGAGGACACACGTTTGGGGCTGTGGACTGCAAGGATTTTCCCTGTTTGTTCTACCCTGAGTGAATCAGTTAGGATGGCACTGAACATGCTGAATTCTGTGCAGCACAAGTCAGCTTTCACACTGAGTGGCTTTCAGCTTTTGTCTGTTGAAGAAATGCTCACCTACAAAGATGTGGAAGACATGCTGAAGTTTAGGAAGCAAATTTATGATGAAATCTgcctacaaaaacaaaaagagaactCTGATTTTAGAATGAACAGTACTTGA
- the FPGT gene encoding fucose-1-phosphate guanylyltransferase isoform X2, whose translation MGKRSAARRQDTARRLARFAALRGNGGSTLHALQCLEDQYGDQWTSFTVLLIHSGGYSQRLPNASALGKIFTALPLGDPVLQMLELKLAMYIDFPRHMRPGVLVTCSDDLELYSATETITFDKPGFTALAHPSDVAVGTTHGVFVLDPCSFSGKGGLEYGSCYRFLHKPDVETMQQSGAVCVRERCPQLSCPGSRGAAGVASECVYTDSVFYMDHGTARRLLGFYKQMGTLCCEIDAYGDFLQALGPGATPDYTKNTSNVSREDSGLVGVRQQLYSLLQGTPLNVIVLNNSQFYHIGTTQEYLFHFTAESKLRFELDLQPVAFSIFPDTAKTLDQLSIIQSILDPGCVIAPGSVIEYSRVGPQVSVGKGSIVSGSYINFRVDIPSHCFLSSVSVRMTDRVEYVTMAFGVGDDLKKSVKSLSDLHSLQFYGASLPECLDLWSIEASEQLFSSEDTRLGLWTARIFPVCSTLSESVRMALNMLNSVQHKSAFTLSGFQLLSVEEMLTYKDVEDMLKFRKQIYDEICLQKQKENSDFRMNST comes from the exons ATGGGGAAGCGCAGCGCGGCGCGGCGGCAGGACACGGCCCGGCGGCTGGCGCGGTTCGCGGCGCTGCGAg gaaatgGTGGATCAACTCTTCATGCTCTTCAGTGCTTGGAGGACCAGTATGGTGATCAGTGGACTTCCTTCACTGTGCTGCTAATCCATTCTg GTGGTTACAGCCAGCGCTTGCCAAATGCAAGTGCCCTGGGCAAGATCTTCACAGCGCTGCCGCTGGGCGATCCCGTGTTGCAGATGCTGGAGCTGAAGCTGGCCATGTACATCGACTTCCCCCGGCACATGAGGCCAGGAGTGCTCGTCACGTGCTCGGATGACCTGGAGCTGTACAGCGCCACAGAAACCATCACCTTTGATAAGCCGGGGTTCACCGCCCTGGCTCACCCCTCCGACGTGGCGGTCGGGACCACGCACGGGGTGTTCGTGTTAGACCCGTGCAGTTTCTCAGGAAAAGGAGGGCTGGAATATGGATCGTGCTATCGTTTCCTGCACAAGCCTGACGTGGAGACCATGCAGCAGAGTGGGGCAGTGTGTGTGAGGGAGCGCTGCCCTCAGctcagctgccctgggagccgCGGAGCCGCGGGCGTGGCCTCAGAGTGTGTGTACACGGACAGCGTATTCTACATGGACCACGGCACTGCCAGGCGGCTGCTGGGGTTCTATAAGCAGATGGGCACTCTTTGCTGTGAAATAGATGCATATGGTGACTTTCTCCAGGCCCTGGGGCCTGGAGCCACTCCAGATTACACCAAAAACACAAGTAATGTCTCCAGGGAGGACTCGGGGTTGGTGGGAGTGCGGCAGCAGCTGTACTCCCTCCTGCAAGGTACCCCCCTAAATGTCATAGTCCTCAACAACTCCCAGTTCTACCACATCGGGACTACTCAGGagtatttgtttcattttactgcTGAGAGCAAACTGAGATTTGAGCTTGACTTGCAGCCTGTGGCTTTCAGCATcttccctgacacagccaagACCTTGGATCAGCTGAGCATCATCCAGAGCATCCTTGACCCCGGGTGTGTGATCGCGCCTGGCTCTGTCATTGAGTACTCCAGAGTTGGGCCTCAAGTCTCAGTAGGGAAAGGCAGCATTGTTAGTGGGTCCTACATAAATTTCCGTGTAGACATCCCCTCACACTGCTTCCTGAGTTCAGTGAGTGTGAGGATGACTGACCGAGTGGAGTATGTCACCATGGCGTTCGGTGTAGGCGATGACCTGAAGAAGAGCGTGAAATCGCTGTCGGATTTACACTCCCTCCAGTTTTATGGAGCCAGCTTACCAGAGTGCCTTGACCTCTGGAGCATAGAGGCTTCAGAGCAGCTCTTCTCCAGTGAGGACACACGTTTGGGGCTGTGGACTGCAAGGATTTTCCCTGTTTGTTCTACCCTGAGTGAATCAGTTAGGATGGCACTGAACATGCTGAATTCTGTGCAGCACAAGTCAGCTTTCACACTGAGTGGCTTTCAGCTTTTGTCTGTTGAAGAAATGCTCACCTACAAAGATGTGGAAGACATGCTGAAGTTTAGGAAGCAAATTTATGATGAAATCTgcctacaaaaacaaaaagagaactCTGATTTTAGAATGAACAGTACTTGA